One genomic region from Rubinisphaera margarita encodes:
- the epmA gene encoding EF-P lysine aminoacylase EpmA, translated as MSDAYLPTAEIAALKARAALTARVRSFFEQHDYWEVETPLLCRESVIDAHLDPFELILSANNATTSERFFLQTSPEFCMKRLLAAGADRIYQITRAFRKDEAGDRHNPEFSILEWYALDDDLVSQMSFVEALCRELLHPDGLRAKSFLRVTWADAFENVLGIQILELDAAELMEFCLQTIPDAVPSEHAGIDEGWDFWAQLLLCERIEPWLAEQHAVFLYNYPASQAALARLSPEDPRVAERFELYVGGLEICNGYRELLDASVLRERNALENAIRVRQGLSDLPETRHLLAAMEAGLPDCSGVALGLDRLIMLALKRDTIDQVISFPIDRV; from the coding sequence ATGTCTGATGCTTACCTGCCGACTGCGGAGATTGCCGCACTGAAGGCACGAGCCGCACTTACGGCTCGCGTCCGGAGTTTCTTTGAGCAACACGACTACTGGGAAGTCGAAACTCCTCTGCTCTGCCGTGAATCCGTGATCGATGCGCATCTCGATCCGTTTGAGCTCATTCTGTCAGCGAATAACGCGACAACGTCCGAACGATTCTTCCTGCAGACTTCGCCGGAGTTCTGTATGAAGCGACTGCTTGCCGCCGGGGCGGATCGGATTTATCAGATCACCCGTGCCTTCCGGAAAGATGAAGCCGGCGATCGGCACAACCCGGAGTTTTCGATCCTGGAGTGGTACGCCCTCGATGACGATCTCGTCTCGCAGATGTCGTTTGTAGAAGCCCTTTGTCGCGAACTTCTGCATCCAGACGGGCTGCGTGCGAAATCGTTTCTGCGTGTCACCTGGGCCGATGCATTTGAGAACGTTCTGGGGATCCAGATTCTCGAACTCGACGCCGCCGAGCTGATGGAATTCTGTCTGCAGACGATCCCTGATGCGGTTCCCTCGGAGCACGCGGGAATCGACGAAGGCTGGGACTTCTGGGCTCAACTGCTGCTCTGCGAACGGATCGAGCCCTGGCTCGCCGAACAGCATGCGGTCTTCCTCTACAACTATCCGGCTTCCCAGGCTGCGCTGGCCCGGCTCTCGCCTGAGGATCCGCGGGTTGCCGAACGGTTTGAACTCTACGTGGGTGGACTGGAGATCTGCAATGGCTACCGGGAGCTGCTCGATGCCAGCGTGCTTCGAGAACGCAACGCATTGGAGAACGCAATCCGCGTGCGGCAGGGGTTGAGCGACCTTCCAGAGACGCGACATCTGCTGGCGGCCATGGAAGCCGGATTGCCCGACTGCTCGGGCGTCGCGCTTGGCCTCGACCGGCTCATCATGCTGGCTCTGAAACGCGACACGATCGATCAGGTGATTTCATTCCCGATCGATCGTGTGTGA
- a CDS encoding YkgJ family cysteine cluster protein, with protein MGICQGCHAGCCRSFAIPMTGADIIRIERDTGRTFWDFGCRWADPEGSIAANYAPHFFFHDEPQTPFVICLKHEDSSLFPGSSRCKFLKESPPDAEHPLGRGECGIYQSRPAACRVFPTKFDVQNELPILHSVPEYGREQKLPQYKLCPRQWTPADVDPIDSARDLVVARYEARFFSQLARLWNQKVGKWDVFPEFLRDVYARRVQEVPQEQYAEEPHILKIADFQQAQRRA; from the coding sequence ATGGGAATATGCCAGGGATGTCATGCCGGGTGCTGCCGCTCCTTCGCAATTCCCATGACAGGGGCTGACATCATTCGCATCGAGCGGGATACCGGCCGGACGTTCTGGGACTTCGGCTGCCGCTGGGCCGATCCGGAAGGATCGATCGCCGCGAACTATGCGCCGCACTTCTTCTTCCACGATGAACCGCAAACACCGTTCGTCATCTGTCTGAAACACGAGGACAGTTCGTTGTTTCCGGGTTCGAGTCGCTGCAAGTTCCTGAAAGAATCGCCGCCGGATGCCGAGCATCCCCTCGGACGGGGCGAATGCGGAATCTATCAGTCACGGCCGGCAGCCTGCCGTGTCTTTCCGACCAAGTTCGACGTTCAGAACGAGCTGCCCATTCTGCATTCAGTTCCTGAGTACGGTCGCGAACAGAAACTCCCGCAATACAAGCTTTGTCCACGGCAGTGGACGCCGGCTGATGTCGACCCCATCGACTCGGCACGAGATCTGGTGGTCGCACGTTACGAGGCCCGTTTCTTCTCGCAGCTCGCTCGGTTGTGGAATCAGAAGGTCGGCAAGTGGGATGTCTTCCCGGAGTTCCTGCGAGACGTCTATGCCCGTCGAGTGCAGGAGGTTCCTCAGGAACAGTACGCGGAAGAGCCTCACATCCTGAAGATCGCCGATTTTCAGCAGGCCCAGCGTCGGGCTTAG
- a CDS encoding polysaccharide biosynthesis tyrosine autokinase produces the protein MKTSTANSNDRLEGHPLVKSSEPTIDLVRLAFKNIFVLGLAAVAGLGLGIMAYKAIGPKYVANSQILVKLKNPIEIREDGNRITVGERSAHVEIIRSPKVVERAVRDGQLQKLATLTGSEEPARDIIDGLKVSRTAGEDHHQFNILNLAYTTTNATDATAILNAVIKAYDEYLQEDAQKNHYELQTLLQQINDDLAPRLAEKTAEYQKFRQEAPLLWKAPPGAEKGPDNVTNIHHQRVQAVAAERVKVELSYEEINSRLTTLRSAIERGESREALMLLVKTFLSKDQQATSQTVVTGATQRERLDSQLIPLLLEEQQLLKLYGGGHPDVSNVRKRIDLVKSYYRQLGVELPLVQTKRNETTGQSEVVYGNDPVETYLVALSQQKGELQNRLVELEKLYQRSSDQAKAFAHYETRDQLLSEELERIKSLHDIVANRIEVLSLAPDKGYQLQQISPARPESDVKHLIKIVGGCLVMTMVVAFGWLFLREMRDTSVRDLNDIRSIVDAPVLGTLPAINNPSKNLAAARETGLAPMLYYYHDPGSPEAEACRSVRATFFVRTADANAQIVQFTSSEPGDGKTTTISNLAISIAQAGKKVLLIDADLRRPMVHRLFGLREDIGLSECLLGEIEFSNAKQQSGIENLDILTAGAIPAKPAELLSSAKLHYLFGEAKRDYDYILIDSPPVLAVSDPCIAAQSVDAVMLVIRMNKNRRPSIKRALEMFESHEIRLLGVVANGLQGHSGEYQYRGGYGGGYQTYPSNKPTTETLEPVLPINQS, from the coding sequence GTGAAGACGTCCACCGCTAATTCGAACGACCGACTGGAAGGGCATCCCCTCGTCAAATCCAGCGAGCCGACGATTGATCTTGTGCGACTGGCATTCAAGAACATCTTCGTGCTTGGACTGGCAGCCGTGGCCGGACTCGGACTGGGGATCATGGCCTACAAGGCGATTGGCCCCAAGTACGTGGCCAATTCGCAGATCCTGGTCAAGCTGAAGAATCCGATCGAGATTCGTGAAGACGGGAACCGCATTACCGTTGGGGAACGCAGTGCTCACGTCGAGATTATTCGCAGCCCGAAAGTCGTAGAACGAGCCGTGCGCGATGGTCAGCTGCAAAAGCTGGCGACGCTCACAGGCAGTGAAGAACCTGCACGTGACATCATCGACGGCCTCAAGGTGAGCCGCACCGCGGGGGAAGATCATCATCAGTTCAACATCCTGAACCTGGCTTACACAACGACCAATGCCACCGACGCCACCGCAATTCTGAATGCCGTCATCAAGGCTTACGACGAGTATCTGCAGGAAGACGCCCAGAAGAACCATTACGAACTCCAGACACTGCTTCAGCAGATCAACGATGATCTGGCCCCCCGACTGGCAGAGAAGACAGCCGAGTACCAGAAATTCCGCCAGGAAGCTCCACTGCTGTGGAAAGCCCCTCCCGGAGCGGAGAAGGGTCCGGACAATGTCACGAATATTCACCATCAGCGCGTGCAGGCCGTCGCGGCCGAACGCGTGAAGGTCGAGCTTTCCTACGAAGAAATCAACTCGCGTCTGACCACGCTGCGCTCGGCGATCGAACGGGGTGAGTCGCGGGAAGCATTGATGCTGCTCGTGAAGACGTTCCTCTCGAAGGATCAGCAGGCGACCTCACAAACCGTGGTGACCGGCGCGACCCAGCGGGAGCGACTCGATTCCCAGCTGATTCCACTCCTGCTCGAAGAACAGCAGCTGCTCAAACTCTACGGCGGTGGGCATCCGGATGTGAGCAACGTGCGGAAACGCATCGATCTGGTTAAGAGTTATTATCGACAGCTGGGCGTCGAACTGCCGCTCGTGCAGACGAAGCGAAACGAGACGACCGGACAGAGCGAAGTTGTCTACGGAAATGATCCCGTGGAAACTTACCTCGTTGCTTTGAGCCAGCAGAAGGGCGAACTGCAGAACCGTCTGGTCGAACTCGAGAAGCTCTACCAGCGGTCGTCCGACCAGGCCAAGGCCTTTGCTCATTATGAGACTCGCGATCAGCTGTTGAGCGAAGAACTGGAGCGAATCAAATCGCTGCACGACATCGTGGCCAACCGAATTGAAGTCCTCAGCCTGGCTCCAGATAAAGGCTATCAGCTGCAGCAGATTTCGCCCGCCCGTCCTGAGAGCGACGTGAAGCACCTGATTAAGATCGTCGGCGGTTGCCTGGTGATGACGATGGTTGTCGCATTCGGCTGGCTCTTCCTCCGGGAGATGCGGGACACCTCTGTTCGCGACCTTAACGATATCCGCAGCATCGTCGACGCCCCGGTTCTGGGAACTCTGCCGGCCATCAACAACCCGTCGAAGAATCTGGCGGCGGCCCGGGAAACCGGTTTGGCTCCCATGCTCTACTACTATCACGATCCCGGCTCACCGGAAGCAGAAGCCTGCCGTTCGGTTCGGGCGACCTTCTTCGTGCGAACCGCCGATGCCAACGCACAAATCGTCCAGTTCACCAGCTCTGAGCCGGGCGACGGTAAGACGACAACGATTTCCAATCTGGCGATCTCCATCGCTCAGGCCGGAAAGAAAGTGCTTCTCATCGATGCCGATCTGCGGCGTCCGATGGTGCACCGTCTGTTCGGACTGCGTGAAGATATCGGCTTGAGCGAATGCCTGCTCGGCGAGATCGAGTTCTCCAATGCGAAGCAGCAGTCAGGCATTGAGAACCTCGATATACTCACCGCAGGAGCCATCCCCGCCAAACCGGCCGAACTCCTGTCGTCAGCCAAACTGCATTATCTGTTCGGTGAGGCCAAACGCGATTACGACTACATCCTCATCGACAGCCCGCCGGTGCTGGCCGTCAGCGATCCCTGTATCGCCGCTCAAAGCGTTGACGCCGTGATGCTTGTGATCCGCATGAACAAGAACCGCCGACCGTCCATCAAGCGAGCCCTCGAGATGTTCGAGTCTCATGAGATTCGTCTGCTCGGCGTCGTCGCCAACGGACTGCAGGGGCATTCGGGAGAGTATCAGTATCGCGGCGGCTACGGTGGCGGATATCAGACGTATCCATCGAATAAGCCGACAACCGAAACTCTCGAACCGGTCTTGCCCATCAACCAATCGTAG